The Cetobacterium somerae sequence GGGACCATCAGATTTTATAACAATTCAAGGAGATCCGGATGAATTAACAAATGCTGAGATAACAAAATCAATTAGAGATATTAGAATAACTGGTGGAGATATAAAAGAACCACTATCTATTTTAGGAAAAAGATATTCTTTTCCTTTTGCGAGCTTTATAGTATCATTTTTAGGATTGGCTTTAGGAAGTAGATATGTAAGAGGAGCTTCAGCTATAAGTATTGCTTTAAGTGTGGGATTAGGATATTCATACTATATAGTACAAGCGTCGTTTGAAGCTTTAAGTGTTAATGGATTATTAAATCCATTTATAAGCGGTTGGATCCCGAATGTGATATTTTTATGTTTAGGAATTTACTTTATGAAGGAAGCAGAATATTAAGGAGGAAAATGAGCATAACTACTAAGAGGTTAGATAATGGTATAACATTATTAATGGAAGATATAAAAAGTATAAATACAGCAAGCTTAGGTTTTTTTGTTAGAGCTGGTGTAAAAAATGAGTTGCCTGGCGAAGAGGGAATCTCTCATTTCATAGAGCATTTATTATTTAAAGGAACAACTAATCGTTCTGCAAAAGAGATATCAGAAGAGATTGATGATCAAGGTGGAATGATAAATGCGTATACAAGTGTTGAAAAAACAGCATACTATATTCAAATGACTTCAAATACATTAGAAATTGGAATCGATATTTTAAATGATATGTTTTTAAATTCTACATTTACAGATGAAAATATTGAAAAAGAAAGAAATGTAATAATAGAAGAGATAAGAATGTATGAAGATATCCCAGAAGAGGTTGTACATGAGGAGAATCTTGGATTTGCTATAACTGGTGCACAAAGTCAAAAAGTAGCTGGAACAATAGAAAGTTTAAAAGGGATAGATAGAGAAAAAATATTAAGATATTTCTATGATATGTATAAACCTGAAAATATAGTTATTGCAGTAGCTGGAAATATTGAACAAGATAAAATATTTAAACAATTAAATGAAGGTATTGGACAGCTAAAAGATAAAAGTACAAAAAGAGTTTATAATGGAGAAATGGTTATAAATTCAGGAGAAAAAATAATAGTTCAAGAAACAACTCAAGTTCATTTATGTATCAATACTTTAGGTACATCAAGTACCGATAAAGATAGAGTTGAAGCATCTGTAATATCAAATGTTTTAGGTGGAAATATGAGTTCTAGACTTTTTCAAAAGATTAGGGAAGAAAGAGGATTAGCTTATTCAGTTTATTCTTATACATCTAATTTTGATGAAGGAGGATTATTTACTGTATACGCAGGAACTACGCATGAAGATTATAAAGAAGTAATATCTTTAATAGAGGAAGAATTAAAAGAGTTAAAAGAAAATGGAATTACTGAGAAGGAGCTTCAAAGAGCAAAAAATCAATTTTTAAGTATGGTAACTTTTGGCTTAGAGAGTAGTAAAGGTAAAATGACAAGAATGGCAGGATCGTATTTAGTTTATGGTTATGTAAGAGATATTGAAACAGTGATAAAAGAAATCGAAGATGTAAATTTAAATGATATTAAAAGAGTTGCTAAAAAGATATTTGATGAAAAGTATATATCTAAAACAATTTTAGGAAATATATAAAGGGGAAAAAATGGAAAACGTTATTGTTAAATTAGTGCTAGAAAATGGAGTAGAATTACCGAAGTATATGACAGAAGGTGCAGCTGGAATGGATGTAAAAGCAAACATAACAGAATCAGTTACATTAAAAACTTTAGAAAGAAAATTAATTCCAACTGGAATTAAGATGGAAATACCTTATGGATATGAAGTGCAAGTGAGACCAAGAAGTGGACTTGCTTTAAAGCATGGTATAACTTTAGTTAATACTCCTGGGACGATTGATTCAGACTACAGAGGAGAAGTTGGAGTTATATTGATAAATTTAAGTAATGAAGAATTTATAGTAAATCCAGGAGAAAGAATTGGACAATTAGTTTTACAAAAAGTTTATAAGATGGAGTTTGAAAAAGTGGATGAGTTATCAACAACTGTAAGAGCTGAAGGTGGATTTGGTCATACAGGAAAATAGGAGAAATTAATGGGAAAAAATCATGATTTAGTAGTTACTATAAAAAGAATAAAAAAAATGAAAAATATGATTTTATATATTGCTCTATGTATAGTTTTAATAAGTTTATTAACTGTATATAGTGCAACTATCCATAAAGGAACATCATTTTTTTATAAAGAAATTGTTTGGATAGGATTAGGAGTATTGACATATTTTATTTTTTCTTTTATAGATTATAAAGTATACGGAAAATATTACAAAATTATATATCTTGTGAACGTTATTTTATTGCTGCTAGTATTTATTGTAGGTGATAAAAGATTAGGAGCTCAGAGATGGATTGATTTAGGATTTATAACTATACAACCTTCTGAATTTTCAAAATTATTTATTGTTTTAACTTTTTCAGAAGTTTTAGCTACAAAATATAATAACAAATTTTCTGGATTTAAAAGTATTATAGCAACTAGTATCCATGTTTTACCTATATTTTTATTGATAGCAGCTCAACCAGATTTAGGAACATCATTAGTTATAATATTTTTATACTTAATCTTAATTTTTATAAATGGTATAGATTGGAAAACTATAATAATCTTAGCATTTATAGGAATTTCAATGGCTCCAATTGGGTATTTTTTCTTATTAAAAGATTATCAAAGAGAGAGAGTATTAACATTTTTAAATCCAGAAGCTGATTTGTTAGGTAGTGGTTGGAATGTAACGCAATCAATGATAGCTGTAGGATCTGGTGGCATATTTGGAAAAGGATTTTTGCAAGGAACTCAAAGTAAATTGAGATTTTTACCTGAATCGCATACAGATTTCATAGCAGCCGTATTTTTAGAGGAGAGAGGTTTAATAGGTGGATGTGTGTTATTAATCCTTTATATTTTACTTTTATGGGGAATAATGAGAATTGGTGATAAATCTGAAGGTTATGGAAAACTGATTTGTTATGGTATATCAGCTATCTTCTTTTTCCATATAGTTATAAATATTGGAATGGTAACAGGGATAATGCCAGTTACAGGTTTACCTCTTCTTCTTATGAGTTATGGTGGAACGTCATTTTTGTTTGCATTTGCAATGCTAGGAATAGTTCAAAGCATAAATATATATAGGGAGTAAGAAATGGAATATATTATAGATTCTAGTTTTCATGAAGTTAGATTAGATAGATTTTTAAGAAAAAAATATGAAAATACTCCATTAACAGAAATTTTTAAAGGAATAAGAACTGGAAAAATAAAAGTTAATGGGAAAAAATCTAAAGAAAACTATAGATTAAAAGAAGGCGATATTGTAAAAGTTTTAATAGCTGGTGGAGAAACAGTTGCAAAAGATTTTATAAAAATATTACCTCAAGATATGAACACTATAAAAAGTGGAATTGTTTATGAAGATGAGAAAGTTGTTATTTTCAATAAAGAAGCTAATCTAGTTATGCATAAAGGAAGTGGTCATGAGTACGGCCTTTCTGAACTTTTTAAAAGTTACTATAAAACAGATGAATTTAATTTTGTAAATAGAATAGATAAATCTACATCTGGTTTAGTTATAGGAGCTAAAAGTTTAGCAGTAACAAGAGAATTAGCAGAAGAGGTTAGAGAGGGAAAAACAGATAAAAAATATTATATATTAGTTGATGGTATTATTACTAAAAAAGAGTTTACTTTAAAAACTTATCTAAAAAAAGAAGAAACAAAAGTAATAGAGTTAGATTCTTATGAAGATGGAGCAAAAGAAAGTATATCTTATTTTAAAGTTTTAAAAATTGGTAAGAGAAAAACTATTTTAGAGGGAAAACTTGAAACAGGAAGAACACATCAATTAAGAGTGCAATTATCAAATTTAGGACATCCTATCGTTGGAGATGGGAAATATGGAAAAGGTGGAAAAAATATGTTTTTATTTTCATACTATTGTGAAATACCAAAATATAAAATAAAAATAGAATTACCTTTGCCAGAAGAATTCTTAAAAAATTTAGATTAAAAAAACGGTTTTTATTTTAAACCGTTTTTTTTATTACTATTATTTATTTAAAAAAGAGTTTGCAATTAAAATAACTTTAATTGTATCATCAGAGTTTTCATCTATAGAAACTCCAAATAAAACATCATCAATTTCAGCACGACACTCTTTTTTTATTGTTTCAACAATAATACTAGATTCCATCAAATTTAAATCTTTCGGTCCAATAATATTTACTAAGAATTTAGTTGCACCTAAAATAGTTCTTTCAAAAAGAGATGAGTCAACAGCAGCAAGAGCAGCTTTTTCAGCTCTCTTTTCACCTTCGCCTTCACCGAATCCTAAAATAGCTTCTCCTGAGTCTAATAAAAGTGATTTTATATCAGCAAAATCTAAATTAATTAGACCTTTAGCTAACATAAGATCTGTCATACCTTTGACAGCAGTAAATAAAACAAAATTACTTTTTTTAAATGCTTCCTGTACTGTTATATTAGGAGTTGAGTTATCTAAAAGTTTATCATTAGGAATAACAATAAGAGAATCAACAAAAGGTTTAAGATTTTTAATACCTGTTTCAGCAATTTTCATTCTTCTTTTGCCTTCAAAAGAGAATGGTTTAGTAACAATTGCAACAGTTAAAATATTCATATCTTTAGCCAATTTTGCAATCAAAGCTGTGGCAGCACTACCTGTTCCACCTCCCATAGTAGAAGTCAAAAATAAAAAATCAGTACCTCTTAAGATATTTTTTATAAAAGTTAAACTTTCTTTTGTAGCTTTTTCTCCTAGTTCAATATTACCACCACATCCAAGTCCTTTTGTAGTTGATGGTCCTAATTGAATTTTATGAGGAGTTTTAGAGTTGTTTAAATCTTGTAAATCAGTATTAAGTGCAAAGAAAGTAACGTCTTCGATATGAGAAGAAACGATTTCATCAAGGGCGTTTATACCACCGCCACCAATACCCATAACTTTTATATTAACATTAAACTTATCTCCCAAAAAAACTCACCCCCTAAATAAAATAGATAGCAATATATAACATTAGTACTTTAATACTATACGATTTCCTTTGTGTCAACAGCAAAAAAATTATTTTAAATGTTCAGTGTCAGAAAATTTAATAATTTTAAAGCCATTTGAATCATATTCAACAATAGTTGTACTTGTATTTTCAGGAACAGGTTGCTTAGAGAACTCGTCAATACCTTTTTCATTAATAATATTAAAAATAGCTTTTAGCGTAACACCGTGACTAATAACTAAGATATTTCCATCATTATTTTCTTTAATAAGTTTTTCTAATCCAAGTTTAACTCTATGTAATATCTCTTCATAACTTTCACCATTATAAGCACTCGGATTATAATCCATAGCGTTATTCCAGAAATT is a genomic window containing:
- a CDS encoding M16 family metallopeptidase; translation: MSITTKRLDNGITLLMEDIKSINTASLGFFVRAGVKNELPGEEGISHFIEHLLFKGTTNRSAKEISEEIDDQGGMINAYTSVEKTAYYIQMTSNTLEIGIDILNDMFLNSTFTDENIEKERNVIIEEIRMYEDIPEEVVHEENLGFAITGAQSQKVAGTIESLKGIDREKILRYFYDMYKPENIVIAVAGNIEQDKIFKQLNEGIGQLKDKSTKRVYNGEMVINSGEKIIVQETTQVHLCINTLGTSSTDKDRVEASVISNVLGGNMSSRLFQKIREERGLAYSVYSYTSNFDEGGLFTVYAGTTHEDYKEVISLIEEELKELKENGITEKELQRAKNQFLSMVTFGLESSKGKMTRMAGSYLVYGYVRDIETVIKEIEDVNLNDIKRVAKKIFDEKYISKTILGNI
- the dut gene encoding dUTP diphosphatase; amino-acid sequence: MENVIVKLVLENGVELPKYMTEGAAGMDVKANITESVTLKTLERKLIPTGIKMEIPYGYEVQVRPRSGLALKHGITLVNTPGTIDSDYRGEVGVILINLSNEEFIVNPGERIGQLVLQKVYKMEFEKVDELSTTVRAEGGFGHTGK
- the rodA gene encoding rod shape-determining protein RodA; translated protein: MGKNHDLVVTIKRIKKMKNMILYIALCIVLISLLTVYSATIHKGTSFFYKEIVWIGLGVLTYFIFSFIDYKVYGKYYKIIYLVNVILLLLVFIVGDKRLGAQRWIDLGFITIQPSEFSKLFIVLTFSEVLATKYNNKFSGFKSIIATSIHVLPIFLLIAAQPDLGTSLVIIFLYLILIFINGIDWKTIIILAFIGISMAPIGYFFLLKDYQRERVLTFLNPEADLLGSGWNVTQSMIAVGSGGIFGKGFLQGTQSKLRFLPESHTDFIAAVFLEERGLIGGCVLLILYILLLWGIMRIGDKSEGYGKLICYGISAIFFFHIVINIGMVTGIMPVTGLPLLLMSYGGTSFLFAFAMLGIVQSINIYRE
- a CDS encoding RluA family pseudouridine synthase, which codes for MEYIIDSSFHEVRLDRFLRKKYENTPLTEIFKGIRTGKIKVNGKKSKENYRLKEGDIVKVLIAGGETVAKDFIKILPQDMNTIKSGIVYEDEKVVIFNKEANLVMHKGSGHEYGLSELFKSYYKTDEFNFVNRIDKSTSGLVIGAKSLAVTRELAEEVREGKTDKKYYILVDGIITKKEFTLKTYLKKEETKVIELDSYEDGAKESISYFKVLKIGKRKTILEGKLETGRTHQLRVQLSNLGHPIVGDGKYGKGGKNMFLFSYYCEIPKYKIKIELPLPEEFLKNLD
- the ftsZ gene encoding cell division protein FtsZ; this translates as MGDKFNVNIKVMGIGGGGINALDEIVSSHIEDVTFFALNTDLQDLNNSKTPHKIQLGPSTTKGLGCGGNIELGEKATKESLTFIKNILRGTDFLFLTSTMGGGTGSAATALIAKLAKDMNILTVAIVTKPFSFEGKRRMKIAETGIKNLKPFVDSLIVIPNDKLLDNSTPNITVQEAFKKSNFVLFTAVKGMTDLMLAKGLINLDFADIKSLLLDSGEAILGFGEGEGEKRAEKAALAAVDSSLFERTILGATKFLVNIIGPKDLNLMESSIIVETIKKECRAEIDDVLFGVSIDENSDDTIKVILIANSFLNK